One stretch of Zhihengliuella flava DNA includes these proteins:
- a CDS encoding anthranilate synthase component II yields MTARILVIDNYDSFVYTLVGYLQELGAETTVVRNDDVTLAEAIELAEARDGVLVSPGPGDPAGAGVCLELIRWCGESSKPMLGVCLGEQALAEAYGGTVTHAEELMHGKTSLVEHDGTGVFAGLSSPVTATRYHSLAAVRHTIPDALRVNAWTAPNHLAPEGTIMGLSHRTAPLWGVQFHPESVLTEGGYQMLGNWLEFVGVPGAARAAAQLSPLISSEA; encoded by the coding sequence ATGACCGCCCGCATCCTGGTGATCGACAATTACGACTCGTTTGTGTACACGCTGGTGGGCTACCTGCAGGAGCTGGGGGCGGAGACCACGGTGGTACGCAACGACGACGTCACGCTCGCCGAAGCGATCGAACTCGCCGAGGCGCGGGACGGCGTCTTGGTGTCACCGGGCCCGGGCGATCCGGCCGGGGCCGGCGTGTGCCTCGAGCTGATCCGGTGGTGCGGAGAGTCGTCCAAGCCGATGCTGGGCGTCTGCCTCGGGGAGCAGGCCCTCGCCGAGGCGTACGGCGGGACGGTCACGCACGCCGAGGAATTGATGCACGGCAAGACGTCCCTGGTCGAGCACGATGGCACCGGCGTCTTCGCTGGCCTGTCGAGCCCCGTGACGGCGACGCGGTATCACTCGCTGGCCGCCGTGCGGCACACGATCCCGGACGCGCTGCGCGTGAACGCGTGGACGGCACCCAACCACTTAGCGCCCGAGGGCACGATCATGGGCTTGAGCCACCGCACGGCGCCGCTGTGGGGCGTTCAGTTCCACCCGGAGTCCGTGCTCACGGAGGGCGGCTATCAGATGCTGGGCAACTGGCTCGAGTTCGTGGGCGTGCCCGGTGCGGCCCGGGCGGCCGCGCAGCTCAGCCCGCTGATCAGCTCGGAGGCCTGA
- the pknB gene encoding Stk1 family PASTA domain-containing Ser/Thr kinase, with amino-acid sequence MSTPDILDNRYEVGELIGRGGMADVHRGRDIRLGREVAIKLLRRDLARDPMFQSRFRREAKAVAGLNHPAIVSVYDTGEEDFGPDAAAAHGLKVPFIIMEFVDGRTLRDLLAADEVDVDRAIDYTLGLLSALSYSHGKSIVHRDIKPANVMVTTDGSVKVMDFGIARALADSAATMTQTQAVVGTAQYLSPEQARGEHVDVRSDLYSAGCLLFELLVHRPPFVGDSAVSVAYQHVGEDAAAPSELNDDVPAAMDSVVATALAKNREDRFQTAADFAHALREARNGVPYVAGAAAAGAGAAAAAAVGSTDDASEHDAEAATEALSVSEAQTSALPAHLPTTPLSAASAHEAEPDASPQTDALPQTLTRAENRERSSYERRRRRAWITVFTLVTVLVLAGGAWFVWDWSQRVQAENARVDVPVVEGMTETDAQNTLYAEQLRISGIEEEFSDDVEAGYAIGTRPGDGERVRLDSSVVLVMSKGPSSVTIPNLEGETEATARARLAELGLEVEINPEPANHPSVPEDRVISTNPAMEESVTAGTSVELTLSTGHVSVPDLIADGLTLDEAESVLEDPAYGLRLGTVSEEVNSVVEPGEIIATSPAPGEDLEQGGSVDVTIAVEPPEPEPEPEPEPEPSESAPAESEEPSSSTPPESESPGNSAGNGNSGGSRRP; translated from the coding sequence ATGTCCACCCCTGACATCCTCGACAATCGCTACGAAGTCGGCGAGCTCATTGGGCGCGGCGGCATGGCGGACGTGCACCGCGGCCGGGACATCCGGCTGGGGCGCGAGGTCGCCATTAAGCTCCTGCGCCGCGACCTCGCGCGGGACCCGATGTTCCAGAGCCGCTTCCGCCGGGAGGCCAAGGCCGTCGCAGGCCTGAACCACCCCGCGATCGTCTCCGTCTATGACACGGGCGAAGAGGATTTTGGTCCGGACGCCGCGGCCGCCCACGGCTTGAAGGTGCCGTTCATCATTATGGAATTCGTGGACGGCCGCACGCTCCGCGACCTGCTGGCGGCTGACGAGGTCGACGTGGACCGCGCCATTGACTACACGCTGGGCCTGCTCTCCGCGCTGTCCTACAGCCACGGCAAGTCGATCGTTCACCGCGACATCAAGCCGGCCAACGTCATGGTCACGACCGACGGCAGCGTCAAGGTCATGGACTTTGGGATTGCCCGCGCCCTCGCCGACTCGGCCGCCACGATGACGCAAACGCAGGCCGTGGTGGGCACGGCCCAGTACCTCTCCCCCGAGCAGGCCCGGGGAGAGCACGTGGACGTGCGCAGCGACCTGTACTCGGCGGGCTGCCTCCTGTTCGAGCTCCTGGTCCACCGGCCGCCCTTCGTCGGCGACTCGGCGGTGTCCGTGGCCTATCAGCACGTCGGCGAAGACGCCGCCGCCCCCAGCGAATTGAACGACGACGTCCCGGCCGCCATGGACTCCGTGGTGGCCACCGCGCTGGCCAAGAACCGTGAGGACCGCTTCCAGACCGCCGCCGATTTTGCCCACGCCCTGCGCGAGGCGCGCAACGGCGTGCCCTACGTGGCGGGAGCCGCAGCAGCGGGCGCCGGGGCCGCAGCAGCCGCCGCGGTGGGTTCCACCGACGACGCGTCCGAGCACGACGCCGAGGCAGCCACCGAAGCCCTGAGCGTTTCCGAGGCGCAGACGTCCGCGTTACCCGCACATCTGCCGACGACGCCGCTCTCCGCCGCCTCAGCGCATGAGGCCGAACCGGACGCCTCCCCGCAGACCGACGCCCTCCCGCAGACGCTGACCCGCGCCGAGAACCGTGAGCGAAGCAGCTACGAGCGGCGCCGTCGTCGTGCGTGGATCACCGTGTTCACGCTCGTGACGGTCCTGGTCCTGGCCGGTGGCGCATGGTTTGTCTGGGATTGGTCCCAGCGCGTCCAGGCCGAGAACGCCCGCGTGGACGTCCCGGTGGTTGAAGGCATGACCGAAACCGACGCGCAAAACACCCTCTACGCCGAGCAACTGCGGATCTCCGGGATCGAGGAAGAGTTCAGCGACGACGTCGAGGCCGGCTATGCCATCGGCACGCGCCCGGGCGACGGTGAGCGGGTGCGGCTGGACTCCTCCGTGGTGCTCGTGATGTCTAAGGGGCCCTCCTCCGTCACCATCCCCAATTTAGAGGGGGAAACGGAGGCGACGGCGCGCGCACGCCTGGCCGAGCTGGGGTTGGAGGTGGAGATTAATCCGGAACCGGCCAATCATCCGAGCGTGCCGGAGGACCGCGTGATCTCCACCAATCCGGCCATGGAGGAGAGCGTGACGGCCGGCACCAGCGTCGAGCTCACGCTGTCCACCGGTCACGTGAGCGTTCCGGACCTGATCGCGGACGGACTGACGCTCGACGAGGCGGAGTCGGTGCTGGAGGACCCCGCCTACGGGCTGCGCCTCGGGACCGTCTCCGAAGAGGTGAACTCCGTCGTGGAGCCCGGCGAAATCATTGCGACCTCGCCGGCACCGGGCGAGGATCTTGAGCAGGGCGGCTCGGTGGACGTGACGATCGCCGTTGAGCCGCCGGAGCCCGAACCAGAACCGGAACCTGAACCCGAACCGAGCGAATCGGCCCCGGCGGAGTCGGAAGAGCCCAGCTCATCGACGCCCCCGGAGTCAGAATCCCCGGGCAATTCCGCGGGGAACGGGAACTCGGGCGGGTCCCGGCGCCCGTAG
- a CDS encoding protein kinase domain-containing protein: MRPTTGITLGGRFRLTDRIAIGGMGEVWKAQDQVLGRVVAIKILKEEYTGDPGFLKRFRAEARHTALLNHNGVASVFDYGEEEGSAYLVMELVPGRPLSAIIERERVLNPDRMLSIIAQTARALAAAHELGLVHRDVKPGNILIMPDGRVKITDFGIARLADQVPLTATGQVMGTAQYLSPEQATGQQATGSSDVYSLGVIGYECLAGRRPFSGESQIAIALAQVNDAPPPLPDTIDPNIRALLMSMLAKDPADRPANATKLAEAAEALRAGQPRQAEAAVPGMLLFSTGTAATQAITPGEAPTQAHTLAQPAADAAPSTSSMPVVGAEKDQRDFAAVVGAREDWTPEDDDGSKPLARGRRSPWTWPLVALLVLVVFALLGAWLFPLLTGNDSEADPSTSAPASSTSASASPSESETPSPTPEETETEEPEPETAVIRENELLGDPLDTVLTRLSDMGFTNVTTREDRRVLDTGETDGTVSAISPTGEQELSTVITVTYLSAVVQVPDDLVGQAEDEAITAITELGLNPKNLGEVASDQPAGTVVSVNPEGGTTVEPGSDVTYTISSGPQESESPRGGQTGDTQPTDSPDPAGAPESTTTESPSS; this comes from the coding sequence GTGAGGCCTACAACGGGTATCACCTTAGGCGGTCGGTTCCGGCTGACCGATCGGATTGCGATCGGCGGTATGGGCGAGGTCTGGAAAGCGCAGGACCAGGTCCTCGGCCGCGTCGTCGCCATCAAGATCCTCAAGGAGGAATACACGGGCGATCCGGGCTTCCTGAAGCGCTTCCGCGCGGAGGCGCGGCACACCGCGCTGCTGAACCACAACGGCGTCGCTTCGGTGTTCGACTACGGCGAGGAAGAGGGCTCCGCCTATTTGGTCATGGAGCTGGTTCCCGGACGGCCGCTCTCGGCGATCATCGAGCGGGAACGGGTCCTGAACCCGGACCGGATGCTCTCCATCATCGCGCAGACCGCCCGCGCACTGGCGGCCGCCCACGAGCTGGGCTTGGTGCACCGGGACGTCAAGCCCGGCAACATCCTCATCATGCCGGACGGCCGCGTGAAGATCACCGACTTCGGCATTGCCCGCCTCGCCGACCAGGTGCCGCTCACCGCCACGGGCCAGGTCATGGGCACGGCCCAGTACCTCTCCCCCGAGCAGGCCACGGGTCAGCAGGCCACCGGCTCGTCGGACGTGTACTCGCTCGGCGTCATCGGCTACGAGTGCTTGGCCGGGCGCCGCCCGTTCTCCGGCGAATCGCAGATCGCCATCGCGCTCGCGCAGGTGAACGACGCGCCGCCACCGTTGCCGGACACCATCGACCCGAATATCCGCGCCCTGCTGATGTCGATGCTCGCCAAGGACCCAGCGGACCGCCCGGCCAATGCCACCAAGCTCGCCGAGGCCGCGGAGGCCCTGCGTGCCGGTCAGCCGCGCCAGGCGGAGGCGGCGGTACCCGGCATGCTGCTCTTCTCGACGGGCACGGCGGCCACGCAGGCTATCACCCCCGGCGAGGCGCCGACGCAGGCCCACACATTGGCCCAGCCGGCGGCTGACGCGGCGCCGTCGACCTCCTCGATGCCCGTGGTGGGTGCAGAGAAGGACCAACGGGACTTCGCGGCCGTCGTCGGCGCGCGTGAGGACTGGACTCCGGAGGACGACGACGGCTCCAAGCCGCTGGCGCGCGGCCGCCGGAGCCCCTGGACCTGGCCGCTGGTGGCTCTGCTGGTCCTCGTGGTCTTCGCGCTCCTCGGCGCGTGGCTCTTTCCCCTGCTGACGGGCAACGATTCCGAGGCGGATCCATCGACGTCGGCTCCGGCGTCTAGCACCTCGGCGTCGGCCTCCCCCAGCGAGTCTGAAACTCCCAGCCCCACGCCGGAGGAAACAGAGACGGAGGAACCGGAGCCGGAGACGGCCGTGATCCGGGAGAACGAACTCCTAGGCGACCCCCTTGACACGGTCTTAACTCGCTTGTCCGACATGGGATTCACCAATGTGACCACCCGAGAAGATCGGCGCGTACTTGATACGGGCGAGACTGATGGCACGGTTTCCGCAATCTCACCAACTGGAGAGCAGGAGCTTTCGACAGTTATCACTGTCACCTATCTTTCAGCTGTTGTCCAAGTCCCGGATGATCTCGTTGGGCAAGCCGAAGATGAAGCGATCACGGCGATCACCGAATTAGGTCTCAACCCCAAGAACCTTGGTGAAGTCGCTTCCGATCAACCAGCTGGAACAGTCGTCTCCGTGAATCCAGAGGGAGGGACAACGGTCGAGCCAGGGTCGGACGTCACCTACACGATCTCCTCAGGCCCGCAGGAGAGTGAGTCACCGCGCGGCGGTCAGACGGGAGACACCCAGCCGACGGACTCGCCGGACCCGGCGGGCGCCCCGGAATCCACCACCACTGAGTCCCCGTCCAGCTAA
- a CDS encoding peptidoglycan D,D-transpeptidase FtsI family protein: protein MNQAIRNVWIAVMVFFLAIMGSLSYIQFVAADELNSNPLNRRQLYQDFDLARGAILVNGNPVAESVESDGSFEYQRVYHDPELYSHLTGFYSLAHGSTHLESSLNDWLTGQGDSQFFNRMMNLFSGSSNEGASVELTIDGELQREIYDILPDGVQMSAIVTEVKTGDIKAMVSKPSYDTNLLAVHNTQQAATNMEELTAQAGLSPYTNPALGHLAAPGSTFKIIDLVAGLESGEYDLEGEYDNPQEITLPGSTATMSNFGQGICSQRETATLEFIVAQSCNTPFAEMAQKVGADQMQETAERFGFGQPVSIPLRTATSVFPSDMNDAQLSQAAIGQFDVKATPLQMNMVAMGIANDGVIMQPNLIDQIIAPDLQVLEDPQPEEFSTVTSPEVANDVTELMRAPLDGGTASAADVPGLDVAAKTGTAQTGIEDEETGEELVNSWITGFAPADDPQYAITIVAEKIDYETGHTLTSPNMKKILEAVFNQ from the coding sequence ATGAACCAGGCCATTCGCAACGTCTGGATCGCCGTCATGGTCTTCTTCTTGGCGATCATGGGCTCCTTGTCCTACATCCAATTTGTGGCGGCGGACGAGCTCAACTCGAACCCGCTGAACCGGCGTCAGCTCTACCAAGACTTTGACTTGGCCCGCGGGGCGATTCTGGTCAACGGCAACCCCGTCGCCGAATCCGTGGAATCGGACGGCAGTTTTGAGTATCAGCGCGTTTATCACGACCCGGAGCTGTACTCCCACCTGACGGGCTTCTATTCGCTGGCGCACGGCTCCACGCACCTCGAGTCCTCCCTCAACGACTGGCTCACCGGTCAGGGCGATAGCCAGTTCTTCAACCGCATGATGAACCTGTTCTCCGGCTCCAGCAATGAGGGCGCCTCCGTGGAGCTGACCATTGACGGCGAACTTCAGCGGGAGATCTACGACATCCTGCCCGACGGCGTGCAGATGAGCGCCATCGTTACCGAGGTCAAGACCGGTGATATCAAGGCCATGGTCTCCAAGCCGTCGTATGACACCAACCTGCTGGCCGTGCACAACACGCAGCAGGCGGCCACCAACATGGAGGAACTCACGGCACAAGCCGGCCTGAGCCCCTACACCAACCCCGCGCTCGGCCACCTGGCCGCGCCGGGTTCCACGTTCAAGATCATCGACTTGGTCGCGGGGCTGGAATCGGGCGAGTACGACCTCGAGGGTGAGTACGACAACCCGCAAGAGATCACGCTCCCCGGCTCGACGGCCACGATGAGCAACTTCGGCCAAGGCATCTGCTCACAGCGGGAGACGGCCACGCTGGAGTTCATTGTGGCCCAGAGCTGCAACACCCCCTTCGCCGAGATGGCGCAGAAGGTGGGGGCGGACCAGATGCAGGAGACGGCGGAACGCTTCGGCTTCGGCCAGCCCGTGAGCATCCCGCTGCGCACGGCGACGTCCGTGTTCCCGAGCGATATGAACGACGCCCAGTTGTCCCAAGCCGCGATCGGCCAGTTTGATGTCAAGGCCACCCCGCTCCAGATGAACATGGTGGCCATGGGCATCGCGAACGACGGCGTGATCATGCAGCCCAACCTGATCGACCAGATCATCGCGCCGGACCTGCAGGTCCTCGAGGATCCGCAACCCGAGGAATTCAGCACGGTGACATCGCCGGAGGTCGCCAACGACGTGACCGAGCTGATGCGGGCCCCGCTCGACGGCGGCACGGCGTCCGCGGCGGACGTCCCCGGGCTCGATGTGGCGGCGAAGACCGGCACCGCGCAGACCGGGATCGAGGACGAGGAGACCGGCGAGGAACTGGTGAACTCGTGGATCACCGGGTTTGCTCCGGCGGACGACCCGCAGTACGCGATCACGATCGTGGCGGAAAAAATTGACTACGAGACCGGCCACACGCTGACCAGTCCGAACATGAAGAAGATCCTAGAGGCGGTGTTCAATCAGTGA
- a CDS encoding FtsW/RodA/SpoVE family cell cycle protein, translating to MSEIRTAPVSRRNTELWLLILALAVAIGAGYLAGLSNPEGLSPEFAKQGAILCVLAFGMHIVLRIWAKYADPIILPCVVALNGIGVAMIHRLDIIEGTDAATRQLLWTGVAIAAAIAVIWAVRDHRILRRATFISLVVTGLLMIMPLIPGLGVEINGARIWVRLAGMSFQPGELAKITLAIFFAGYLSSNRDLILLAGRKIGPLQLPRLRDMAPMMIAWGLSIGILVLQRDLGSAILFFGLFMAMIYVATARISWIIIGLLLVAVAGVAAAQFMGHVSARINAWINAFDPDVINAPYGSHQIVQGMFGLANGGLFGTGFEGGRPDLIPYANSDMIMAALGEALGLIGVIAIVMLYVLLVSRGIRAALGTRDAFGKLLASGLSFTIGLQCFVVVGGITRLIPLTGLTMPFVAAGGSSLLSNWIIIALLLLVSNNARKPVPSTEAVNEAVLTKGASA from the coding sequence ATGAGTGAGATCCGCACCGCACCGGTCTCGCGGCGCAATACGGAGCTGTGGCTCCTGATCTTGGCCCTCGCGGTGGCCATCGGCGCCGGCTATTTGGCCGGGCTGAGTAATCCCGAGGGCCTCTCCCCCGAGTTCGCCAAGCAGGGCGCCATCCTGTGCGTCTTGGCCTTCGGCATGCACATCGTGCTGCGCATCTGGGCGAAATATGCCGATCCGATCATCCTTCCCTGCGTCGTTGCCCTCAACGGCATAGGTGTGGCGATGATCCACCGGCTCGACATCATCGAGGGGACGGATGCCGCGACGCGGCAGCTGCTCTGGACCGGAGTGGCCATCGCTGCCGCCATCGCCGTGATTTGGGCCGTGCGGGATCACAGGATCCTCCGCCGGGCCACCTTCATCTCCCTCGTGGTCACCGGACTCCTCATGATCATGCCGCTGATCCCGGGGCTCGGCGTGGAAATCAACGGTGCCCGCATCTGGGTGCGGCTGGCCGGCATGTCCTTCCAGCCCGGCGAGCTCGCCAAGATCACCCTGGCGATCTTCTTTGCGGGCTACCTTTCGAGCAATCGCGATTTGATCCTGTTGGCCGGACGCAAGATCGGTCCGCTGCAGCTGCCGCGCCTGCGGGATATGGCGCCCATGATGATTGCCTGGGGGTTGAGCATCGGCATCCTCGTGCTGCAGCGCGACCTCGGTTCGGCCATCCTCTTCTTCGGGCTGTTTATGGCCATGATCTACGTGGCCACGGCCCGCATCTCGTGGATCATCATCGGCCTACTGCTGGTCGCCGTCGCCGGCGTGGCCGCGGCCCAATTCATGGGCCACGTCTCCGCACGCATCAACGCCTGGATCAACGCCTTTGACCCGGATGTCATCAACGCACCCTACGGTTCCCACCAGATCGTGCAGGGGATGTTCGGCCTCGCCAACGGCGGGCTCTTCGGCACCGGCTTTGAGGGCGGACGCCCCGACCTGATCCCCTATGCCAACTCGGACATGATCATGGCGGCCCTCGGTGAGGCCTTGGGACTGATCGGCGTGATCGCCATCGTCATGCTGTACGTGCTGCTGGTCAGCCGCGGCATCCGCGCCGCCCTCGGCACGCGGGACGCGTTCGGCAAGCTGCTGGCCTCGGGACTGTCCTTCACCATCGGCCTGCAGTGCTTTGTGGTGGTCGGCGGCATTACCCGGCTCATCCCCCTCACGGGCCTGACCATGCCGTTTGTCGCCGCCGGCGGTTCCTCCCTGCTATCCAACTGGATCATCATCGCGCTGCTGTTGCTGGTCTCGAACAACGCCCGCAAGCCGGTCCCCAGCACCGAAGCCGTCAACGAGGCCGTTCTGACGAAGGGAGCGAGCGCATGA
- a CDS encoding PP2C family protein-serine/threonine phosphatase gives MALTLRFAAASDVGTVRSNNQDSAYAGRYLAVVADGMGGHVGGDVASASTVLDLVHLDQETTEDVETVLPDEIQTANSILNELVSANPKLSGMGTTVTALLLTDDTFQYAHIGDSRAYRLKDGRFTQMSRDHTFVQRLVEEGRLSPTEAESHPHKNVLLRVLGDSDASPELDIHQFPVSAGERWVLCSDGLNAVVSDPVIEQIVRNTKDLQETADDLVKTTLDGGSPDNVTVVVVEVVDTEDQPTQTSPLMYEELDAEESSPDTGMLQRIAGSDDVEASAAIIRHEMKNRPHVLVGSALLATQTGHIPMVTTRSAQRRAAALLMHKTPKQEAEVLEQRAEEHYAPKRRWVVPAFLTLMGLILAAVLWIGYLWTQTQYYVGNYDGRVAIFNGVSQDLGPLKLSSLDSVTEVPLDALPAYTQQRLKSSLPARDLAHAQAMVSELLNTAQQNCPEPADENDSNESGQNEASASPSPSDVPSYCLEAADE, from the coding sequence ATGGCGCTCACCCTCCGCTTCGCCGCGGCCTCTGACGTCGGCACGGTGCGGTCCAATAACCAGGACTCCGCCTACGCCGGCCGGTACTTGGCCGTGGTCGCCGATGGCATGGGTGGTCACGTCGGCGGTGACGTCGCTTCGGCGTCGACCGTCCTGGATCTGGTCCACTTGGATCAGGAGACCACCGAGGACGTCGAGACGGTCCTTCCGGACGAAATTCAGACCGCGAACTCGATTCTCAACGAGCTGGTCAGCGCCAACCCCAAGCTCTCCGGGATGGGAACCACCGTCACGGCCCTGTTGCTGACGGATGACACCTTCCAGTACGCGCATATCGGGGACTCGCGCGCCTACCGCCTCAAGGATGGCCGGTTCACGCAAATGAGCCGGGATCACACTTTCGTCCAGCGCCTCGTGGAGGAAGGACGCCTCTCCCCCACGGAGGCGGAGAGCCACCCCCACAAGAACGTGCTGCTGCGCGTGCTCGGCGACTCTGATGCCAGCCCCGAACTGGATATTCACCAATTCCCGGTGAGCGCGGGAGAACGCTGGGTGCTGTGCTCTGACGGCCTGAACGCCGTCGTCTCCGACCCGGTGATTGAGCAGATCGTCCGCAACACCAAGGATCTGCAAGAAACAGCGGATGACTTAGTCAAAACGACGCTCGACGGCGGTTCGCCAGACAACGTGACCGTCGTCGTCGTCGAGGTGGTGGACACGGAGGACCAGCCGACGCAGACGTCCCCGCTGATGTATGAGGAGCTGGACGCCGAGGAATCCTCGCCGGACACGGGCATGCTCCAGCGAATCGCTGGTTCCGACGACGTTGAGGCCAGTGCCGCGATCATCCGGCACGAGATGAAGAACCGGCCGCACGTGCTGGTGGGCTCCGCCCTCCTCGCCACGCAGACCGGCCACATCCCGATGGTGACCACACGTTCGGCCCAGCGCCGCGCCGCCGCGCTGCTGATGCACAAGACGCCCAAGCAGGAGGCCGAGGTCCTCGAACAGCGCGCCGAGGAGCACTATGCGCCCAAGCGGCGCTGGGTCGTCCCCGCCTTCCTGACGCTGATGGGCCTCATTCTGGCCGCCGTCCTGTGGATTGGTTACCTCTGGACGCAGACGCAGTACTACGTGGGCAATTACGACGGCCGTGTGGCGATCTTCAACGGGGTCTCCCAGGATCTGGGGCCGCTCAAGCTCTCCAGCCTGGACTCCGTGACCGAGGTCCCCTTGGACGCGCTGCCCGCCTACACCCAGCAGCGACTGAAGTCTTCCCTGCCGGCGCGGGATTTGGCGCACGCGCAAGCCATGGTGTCCGAGTTGCTTAACACGGCCCAGCAGAACTGCCCGGAGCCCGCCGACGAGAACGATTCGAACGAGTCCGGCCAGAATGAGGCTTCCGCCTCGCCGAGCCCGTCAGATGTGCCGTCCTACTGTCTGGAGGCCGCCGATGAGTGA
- a CDS encoding FHA domain-containing protein FhaB/FipA, with translation MTELALTAMRLGFLILLWILILSIVGALRRDLLVGKRATVPAAPATTESAEPTAPAPAPKQHPHLLELVEGPQAGETVELAASPILLGRAQEATLVLVDDYASARHARLFPQGSRWFIEDLGSTNGTFLGENQLTRAQPVDIGQQIRIGKTVMELRA, from the coding sequence ATGACCGAACTCGCGCTCACTGCCATGCGCCTTGGCTTCCTCATTCTGCTGTGGATCCTCATCCTGAGCATCGTCGGGGCGCTGCGCCGAGACCTTCTGGTCGGCAAGCGGGCGACCGTGCCCGCCGCACCCGCGACGACGGAGTCCGCGGAGCCCACAGCACCGGCCCCCGCCCCCAAGCAACACCCGCACCTCTTGGAACTCGTCGAAGGGCCCCAGGCAGGTGAGACCGTTGAGCTCGCCGCCAGCCCCATCCTGCTCGGCCGCGCGCAAGAGGCCACGCTGGTCCTCGTCGACGACTATGCATCCGCGCGGCACGCGCGCCTCTTCCCGCAGGGAAGCCGCTGGTTCATTGAGGATCTGGGCTCCACCAACGGCACCTTCCTGGGAGAAAACCAGCTCACCCGCGCCCAGCCGGTGGACATTGGCCAGCAGATTCGAATCGGCAAGACCGTGATGGAGTTGAGGGCCTAG
- a CDS encoding FhaA domain-containing protein: MGLVDNVERGLEKLVTSVFRGSSSAGVQPVEIASKVRNQMDRGTLTVSEGRTTAPNHFTVRLAAADFEKIQEFGTALAEELCDVAIDHARSQHYTLTGKVAVTFEQDEAVRAGDLAVQAKIVRRPESGPSSAEAGTTAPRAPQPSPQPAREPEPRLQPVLQIGHKRYGMNSDSIVLGRSSETDIPVDDTGVSRQHLEIRSEAGKVWAVDLGSTNGSYVNGSKVDGRAELFDGSVITMGRTRITFRMLPQRTGGRS; this comes from the coding sequence ATGGGTCTGGTCGACAACGTCGAACGGGGCCTGGAAAAGCTGGTCACCAGCGTCTTCCGCGGTTCCTCCAGCGCGGGCGTACAGCCCGTTGAGATTGCCAGCAAGGTCCGCAACCAGATGGACCGCGGCACGCTCACCGTCAGCGAGGGCCGCACCACCGCGCCCAATCATTTCACCGTGCGCCTCGCGGCAGCGGACTTTGAGAAGATTCAAGAATTCGGCACGGCCTTGGCCGAAGAGCTGTGCGATGTGGCAATCGACCACGCCCGCAGCCAGCACTACACGCTCACGGGCAAGGTCGCGGTGACGTTCGAACAGGACGAGGCCGTCCGCGCCGGCGACTTGGCCGTACAGGCCAAGATTGTGCGCCGCCCCGAGTCGGGGCCCAGCTCCGCTGAGGCGGGAACGACGGCGCCGCGCGCTCCGCAGCCATCCCCCCAGCCGGCGCGGGAACCGGAACCGCGGCTCCAGCCGGTGCTGCAGATCGGCCACAAGCGGTACGGCATGAACTCGGACTCGATCGTGCTGGGCCGGTCCTCGGAGACGGACATCCCCGTCGATGACACGGGCGTGTCCCGCCAACACTTGGAGATCCGCTCCGAAGCAGGCAAGGTGTGGGCTGTAGACCTTGGATCGACCAACGGCAGCTACGTGAACGGCTCCAAAGTGGATGGCCGCGCGGAGCTCTTCGATGGTTCGGTCATCACCATGGGCCGCACCCGCATCACGTTCCGCATGTTGCCCCAACGCACTGGAGGTCGGTCATGA